From a region of the Candidatus Rhabdochlamydia porcellionis genome:
- a CDS encoding enolase C-terminal domain-like protein, with product MLIHSSSLHRLDVISWRIFCFQLTKKDKSIRLSHLVCFKDSNHQEAWAEISPLSGRSKETIDEALLQLMNVLKGKKTSHLYPSVSFALATALKQFSFPTIPLCALLSGSKQEMMQQALLAADKGFSSVKVKISQLSLEDAFAVLDNLRKTFSLRVDVNQRFSFQEAMYFFRQFPPLAFDFIEEPTWETSRLTDFSHPFGLDETLEKNPDFTFDNLSNCKAVVVKPMIQGFFTTKKLMKCLKKKRIKLIFSSSYESGLGLMQIARLATQTKLYPLGLDTQSLFTEDILTPFPIFSSPICSCPFPVQIQTHLLQEIYCG from the coding sequence ATGCTTATTCACAGCTCTTCTTTGCATAGGTTGGATGTTATAAGTTGGCGTATTTTTTGCTTTCAACTTACAAAAAAAGATAAATCCATTCGCCTAAGCCATCTTGTTTGTTTCAAAGATAGTAACCATCAAGAAGCATGGGCTGAGATTTCTCCTTTATCAGGTCGTAGTAAAGAGACAATAGATGAAGCTCTTTTACAATTAATGAACGTATTAAAAGGAAAAAAAACCTCTCATCTTTACCCCTCTGTTTCTTTTGCACTGGCAACAGCTCTTAAGCAATTCAGTTTCCCTACTATTCCTCTATGTGCTCTCTTATCGGGTTCTAAGCAAGAGATGATGCAGCAGGCACTATTGGCTGCAGACAAAGGATTTTCTTCTGTTAAAGTTAAGATTTCGCAACTTTCTTTAGAAGACGCCTTTGCTGTCCTTGATAACTTGCGCAAAACATTTTCTCTAAGAGTAGATGTAAACCAGCGCTTTAGTTTTCAAGAAGCTATGTATTTTTTTAGGCAATTTCCTCCCTTAGCATTTGATTTTATTGAAGAGCCTACTTGGGAAACCTCTCGATTAACTGATTTTTCTCATCCTTTTGGGTTAGATGAAACTTTAGAGAAAAACCCTGATTTTACTTTTGATAATCTATCCAACTGCAAGGCAGTCGTCGTAAAACCCATGATTCAAGGATTTTTCACCACCAAAAAACTCATGAAATGCTTAAAGAAAAAAAGAATAAAATTAATTTTTAGCAGCTCTTATGAGAGCGGTTTAGGATTAATGCAAATTGCTCGCTTAGCAACACAAACAAAGCTCTATCCTCTTGGTTTGGATACACAATCCTTATTTACTGAAGACATATTAACTCCCTTTCCCATTTTTTCTTCCCCTATCTGCTCTTGCCCTTTCCCTGTGCAGATACAAACACATCTATTACAAGAGATCTATTGTGGCTAA
- the menA gene encoding 1,4-dihydroxy-2-naphthoate octaprenyltransferase: protein MHTIQIWTLAVRPNTLIASISPVLIATTMAIKIGNFDWLIFLCTMCTALGIQVTTNLANDYFDYLKGADTYQRKGFMRVTQAKLVSHKAMRQAIIISMLLTLLSGIYLMIIGKALIACLLIISLCLSILYTAGPYPLAYLGLGELLAFIFFGPIAVSGAYYLQIGSLPLEALLAGIAPGAISTAILIVNNVRDINEDRLVNKKTLAARFGKSFGKWEYLFCLLTAFGSLFFFYNSHPFALCTLLCLLPAGMLVKTMFTHKSPMELNLLLIKTGQLLCLFTALLCIGWML from the coding sequence ATGCACACGATTCAAATTTGGACATTAGCGGTTCGGCCTAACACTTTAATTGCTAGTATAAGCCCTGTTTTGATCGCAACAACGATGGCTATTAAAATTGGCAATTTTGATTGGCTGATTTTTCTTTGCACTATGTGCACTGCTTTAGGAATTCAAGTTACAACCAATTTAGCAAATGACTACTTTGATTACCTTAAAGGAGCTGATACTTATCAGCGCAAAGGATTCATGCGTGTTACTCAAGCAAAGCTCGTATCACATAAGGCTATGCGTCAAGCAATAATAATAAGCATGTTATTAACTCTTTTAAGCGGTATTTATTTAATGATCATTGGAAAAGCTCTTATTGCTTGTTTGCTAATTATTTCTTTATGTTTATCTATTTTATACACAGCAGGACCTTACCCTTTAGCCTATCTTGGGCTCGGTGAGCTTTTGGCGTTTATTTTTTTTGGTCCAATTGCGGTTAGCGGGGCGTATTATTTGCAAATAGGATCTCTACCCTTAGAAGCATTACTAGCTGGTATTGCTCCAGGAGCAATTTCTACTGCAATCTTGATAGTAAATAATGTAAGAGATATCAACGAAGATCGATTAGTCAACAAAAAAACTTTAGCTGCTCGTTTTGGTAAATCATTTGGTAAGTGGGAATATCTTTTTTGTTTATTAACAGCTTTTGGATCTTTATTTTTTTTCTATAATTCTCACCCGTTCGCTCTCTGTACGCTTTTATGCCTTCTACCAGCAGGCATGCTAGTAAAGACAATGTTCACACATAAAAGTCCTATGGAACTGAATCTTTTGTTGATAAAAACTGGTCAATTACTATGCTTATTCACAGCTCTTCTTTGCATAGGTTGGATGTTATAA
- the menB gene encoding 1,4-dihydroxy-2-naphthoyl-CoA synthase, which yields MQIAEENVIWKVVGNYQDILYHKHDGIAKITINRPEVRNAFRPLTISEMSHALQDARNDLNIGVVVLTGKGKEAFCSGGDQKVRGNAGYTDLGGTERLNVLDLQKEIRGLPKPVIAMVSGFAIGGGHVLHLICDLTIAADHSVFGQVGPKVGSFDGGFGSSYLARIVGQKKAKELWFLCKKYTAKEALEMGLINCMVPYEELEKTTLQWCYEILQHSPLALRCIKSAFNADCDGQAGLQELAGNATLLYYMTEEAQEGRNAFLQKRQPSFSQFPKRP from the coding sequence ATGCAAATAGCTGAAGAAAATGTAATTTGGAAAGTAGTTGGTAACTACCAAGATATTTTATACCATAAGCATGATGGCATCGCCAAAATTACCATTAATCGCCCTGAAGTAAGAAACGCTTTTCGCCCTTTAACTATTTCTGAAATGTCTCATGCTCTACAGGATGCTCGTAATGATCTCAACATAGGGGTGGTTGTTTTAACAGGAAAAGGCAAGGAAGCATTTTGCTCTGGTGGAGATCAAAAAGTCCGTGGCAATGCTGGGTATACGGATTTAGGGGGTACAGAGCGTTTAAATGTACTAGATTTGCAGAAAGAGATCCGTGGATTACCAAAACCGGTCATTGCTATGGTATCAGGTTTTGCTATTGGTGGAGGACATGTTTTACATCTGATCTGCGATTTGACAATCGCAGCAGACCATTCCGTTTTTGGACAAGTGGGACCTAAAGTAGGCTCTTTTGATGGAGGATTTGGTTCTAGTTATTTAGCTCGGATTGTAGGACAAAAAAAAGCTAAAGAACTCTGGTTTTTATGTAAAAAGTACACTGCAAAAGAAGCATTAGAAATGGGATTGATTAATTGTATGGTTCCTTACGAGGAGCTAGAAAAAACCACTCTGCAGTGGTGTTATGAAATTCTCCAACATTCTCCTTTAGCTCTTCGTTGTATAAAATCTGCTTTTAATGCTGATTGTGATGGGCAAGCAGGATTGCAGGAATTAGCAGGAAATGCCACCTTGCTCTATTACATGACGGAAGAAGCCCAAGAAGGGCGTAACGCTTTTCTACAAAAGCGCCAACCTAGTTTTTCACAGTTTCCTAAACGTCCTTAG
- a CDS encoding leucine-rich repeat domain-containing protein, whose amino-acid sequence MFTSSVNSIVQFTQQLFSMGQTTLESVDQVALEEHFTEKLNQWVKDPLLEVKNQVEEQREFLEHTNVDQCRLAFSNLDLISLSDTFDFELVQRKLEDLDLSHKCFAKTPKSFKKLKKLAKLNFRHNRLVMKTKPVEKFYLRRNRLVMKTKPVEKFYLRRNRLVMKTKPVEKFYLRRNRLVMKTKPVEKLYLRRNRLVMKTKLVEKLSETDSKLFLAWRVSKKTIDRRLLVKQLSLWVKESSRKKQQHQNKALDQKYLNRRETSDRILAFFESDRRSSCLYLSRLGLASLPNIFHFNPFQHSLKGLDLSHNNLEDLPESLGNLQALTILDLSYNNLRFLPESFTELCALAKLNLSHNNLKYLSEFFGNLQALTILDLSYNNLRFLPESFTELCVLEGLNLSDNYLISLPEPLGDLQALTKLFLRVNRLVDLPESFGKLEALAMLDLGCNRLRRLPKSFANLQALEKLSLSSNQFTHLPESLGNLSALVDLRLRNNQFTELPNSFVNLQALKDLHLGCNRNLSAFPTQLMEQMPHTNVIGFDYGIVSKINLEIDESSFKEIIDQWVKREANLEAGYKLIEFFSTQAPTGEDKLVLSNLNLTSLPDIFHLKPFQSNLRRLVLNANKLTKLPESIGELQNLKKLVLTNNQLDKLPESFKRLQALRRLDLDTNCFTSFPGCLNNLPGLQSLDLSGNNLISLRKINPDNLKALVRLDLSYNFTLFDLPMRILQLSSNCTVDLTGCSLSQRALRRICAQIVEPGYVGPQISFSLNEPSRSQIEEKSVEESLRDLHEKADRSITIFPSNKEGLKLRPWLNRLSSMIDYQREGGIQRTLANKAIEYLELAQVNSVFHDSFYEIIEDASGTCGDRMSLSVLYLGIAYQLTTIDIEDMKTLSNFLLKGPWTLEMLGKIARDKIDSLRFFDEIEVYLGYPIKLKQELEIPIDVEEMLYFGFSALTDEDLREAKDFVLSQREDEVLCFEFLINHDTWKKALESKYPKEFQLAKVNKNAALEAGDGYDCYEAAKEEFNRILVDLTKMALS is encoded by the coding sequence ATGTTTACTAGTTCAGTTAATTCGATCGTACAATTTACACAACAATTGTTCTCAATGGGCCAAACTACATTAGAGTCGGTGGATCAAGTTGCTTTAGAAGAACATTTTACAGAAAAATTGAATCAATGGGTAAAAGATCCATTGCTAGAGGTTAAAAATCAAGTTGAAGAGCAGAGAGAATTTTTGGAGCATACGAATGTTGATCAATGTAGACTAGCATTTTCTAATTTAGACTTGATTTCTTTGTCCGATACTTTTGATTTTGAGCTTGTTCAAAGAAAATTAGAAGATCTAGATCTTAGTCATAAATGTTTTGCGAAGACACCAAAATCCTTTAAAAAACTCAAGAAGTTAGCAAAACTAAATTTTAGACATAATCGTCTTGTAATGAAAACAAAACCTGTTGAAAAGTTTTATCTTAGACGTAATCGTCTTGTAATGAAAACAAAACCTGTTGAAAAGTTTTATCTTAGACGTAATCGTCTTGTAATGAAAACAAAACCTGTTGAAAAGTTTTATCTTAGACGTAATCGTCTTGTGATGAAAACAAAACCTGTTGAAAAGCTTTATCTTAGACGTAATCGTCTTGTGATGAAAACAAAACTTGTTGAAAAGCTTTCAGAAACTGATTCGAAACTTTTTCTAGCATGGAGAGTCTCAAAAAAAACCATAGATAGAAGGTTACTTGTAAAACAATTAAGCTTGTGGGTAAAAGAAAGCTCAAGAAAAAAACAACAACATCAAAATAAAGCCTTAGATCAAAAATATTTAAATCGACGCGAAACTTCAGATAGGATCTTAGCCTTTTTTGAATCTGACAGGAGATCAAGCTGCTTATACTTATCTCGCTTAGGATTGGCTTCTTTGCCCAACATTTTTCATTTTAATCCTTTTCAACACAGCCTAAAGGGACTAGATCTTAGTCATAATAATCTTGAAGATTTACCAGAGTCTTTAGGGAACTTGCAAGCATTGACAATATTGGACCTCAGTTATAACAATCTTAGATTTTTACCAGAATCCTTTACAGAACTTTGCGCATTAGCAAAACTGAATCTTAGTCATAATAACCTTAAATATCTGTCTGAATTTTTTGGTAACTTGCAAGCATTGACAATATTGGACCTCAGTTATAACAATCTTAGATTTTTACCAGAATCCTTTACAGAACTTTGCGTATTAGAAGGATTGAATCTTAGCGATAACTACCTTATAAGCTTGCCGGAGCCTCTGGGTGATCTGCAAGCTTTGACAAAGTTATTTCTTAGAGTTAATAGATTGGTGGATTTACCCGAGTCTTTTGGTAAACTAGAGGCATTAGCAATGCTAGATCTTGGGTGTAATCGCCTTAGACGACTGCCAAAATCTTTTGCAAACTTACAAGCATTAGAAAAGTTGTCTCTTAGCTCTAACCAATTTACTCATTTACCAGAATCCCTTGGAAACTTATCGGCTTTAGTAGATTTGAGGCTTAGAAATAATCAATTTACTGAATTACCAAACTCTTTTGTTAATCTACAAGCGTTAAAAGATCTGCACCTTGGTTGTAATCGTAATTTATCTGCATTTCCTACACAGCTAATGGAACAGATGCCTCATACTAATGTAATAGGTTTCGACTACGGTATAGTAAGCAAAATCAATTTAGAAATAGATGAAAGTTCGTTCAAAGAAATTATAGATCAGTGGGTTAAAAGAGAAGCAAACTTAGAAGCTGGGTATAAACTCATAGAATTTTTTTCTACTCAGGCTCCTACAGGTGAAGACAAGTTGGTTTTGAGTAATTTAAATCTAACTTCTTTACCTGATATTTTTCATTTGAAGCCTTTTCAAAGCAATTTACGGCGCTTAGTCCTTAACGCAAACAAGCTTACAAAGCTACCAGAATCTATAGGCGAGTTACAAAATTTAAAAAAGCTGGTTCTTACCAATAATCAACTTGACAAATTGCCAGAGTCTTTCAAGCGCCTGCAAGCGTTGAGACGCCTAGACCTTGATACTAATTGCTTTACCTCTTTCCCAGGATGTCTTAACAATCTACCAGGACTACAAAGCTTAGACCTGAGTGGAAACAACCTTATTAGTCTGCGAAAAATTAACCCTGATAATTTGAAAGCATTAGTGAGATTGGATCTTAGTTATAATTTTACTTTGTTTGATTTACCTATGCGCATATTACAACTTTCATCTAACTGCACAGTTGATCTTACAGGGTGCTCATTATCTCAAAGAGCTTTAAGAAGGATTTGTGCACAGATTGTTGAGCCTGGTTACGTAGGTCCTCAAATAAGCTTTTCCTTAAATGAACCTAGTAGAAGCCAAATTGAGGAGAAATCTGTAGAAGAGTCTTTAAGGGATTTGCATGAAAAAGCTGACCGATCTATTACAATCTTTCCTTCTAATAAAGAGGGTTTAAAACTGCGTCCCTGGCTGAATCGCCTGTCTAGTATGATTGATTATCAAAGAGAGGGTGGAATACAAAGGACACTTGCAAATAAAGCTATAGAATATCTAGAGCTAGCTCAAGTAAATTCTGTATTCCATGATTCTTTTTATGAAATTATTGAAGACGCATCAGGAACTTGTGGGGATAGAATGAGCCTTTCTGTTCTATATTTAGGGATTGCTTATCAGCTCACAACAATTGACATTGAGGATATGAAAACCCTATCTAATTTTCTGCTTAAGGGTCCATGGACTCTTGAGATGCTAGGAAAGATTGCTAGAGATAAAATTGATAGTCTGCGTTTCTTTGATGAAATTGAGGTCTATCTTGGGTATCCCATTAAGCTTAAACAAGAGTTAGAGATTCCCATAGATGTTGAAGAGATGCTTTATTTTGGTTTTAGTGCTTTAACAGATGAAGATCTTCGAGAAGCTAAAGACTTTGTTTTATCCCAACGAGAAGATGAAGTATTGTGTTTTGAGTTTCTCATTAATCATGATACGTGGAAGAAAGCTCTTGAATCTAAATACCCTAAAGAATTTCAACTTGCAAAAGTAAATAAAAATGCAGCTCTAGAGGCAGGGGATGGCTATGATTGTTATGAAGCTGCTAAGGAAGAATTTAATAGAATTTTAGTGGATTTAACAAAAATGGCCTTAAGCTAG
- a CDS encoding leucine-rich repeat domain-containing protein: MSTSSINTLVKLAQELYLTNQTTKSTDRKLLKEELDRWIEEDLREKRQYLTDFSDYKDANQTKAMDKILAFFDFGKKSGSLKLSRLGLTSLPNVFDFEFFQRKLKELDLSHNNLQTLPDSLGNLQVLATLNLDHNSLQSLPETLGNLQDLTMLSLEHNNLESLPESLSNLQSLTILYLRANKLKDIPDSLGSLQRLIQLDLGCNKLTHLPESLVGLKVLTELSLSSNQFAYLPEFLGSLRSLVSLRLRNNQFTKLPESLVNLKKLRTLYLGCNCNLSELQLLKKMPLVKVIGSKDCNALNKITLEIDEGSLKEIISQWVRSSVCLEAVHRREAAHKIIEVFAANGSICPGKGDLLLGNLRLTSLPDIFHLEPFQSNLRRLDLRVNRLTSLPEAIGRLQNLEELVLSDNQLSCLPEFLSNLQALKRLDLGVNSLTSLPEAIGKLQNLEELVLSDNQFSCLPEFLSNLQALKRLDLRVNRLVNLPETIGRLQGLKEMILSSNRITSLPESFSALQALRRLDLDNNYLASFPECLNSLSRLCRLDLTGNNLSDLQGFLPDNLGLLMRLDLGYNRALSGLPMSILQLSSSCTVDLTGCGLSQEVLRRIHEEVMYTGPRINFSYNELISDQIEEKPIEESLEDLYRKANQPLTTFPSAEESSKLRSWLNRLSSMIDYQREGGIQKMLANKVIEYLNLAREDSAFRNSFYEIIEDASGTCGDRMSLSVLYLGIAYQLTTIDIEDMKTLSNFLLKGPWTLEMLGKLARDKINSLRFFDEIEVYLGYPIKLKQELEIPIDVEEMLYFGCSALTDEDLREAKDFVLSQREDEVLCFEFLINHDKWKKALESKYPIEFNKAEENRTIVALENGYESAREEFNRNLVDLTKKALS; the protein is encoded by the coding sequence ATGTCTACTAGTTCAATAAATACACTCGTAAAGCTTGCACAAGAATTATATCTAACAAACCAAACTACAAAAAGCACTGATAGAAAGCTACTTAAAGAAGAATTAGATCGATGGATAGAAGAGGATTTAAGAGAAAAAAGGCAGTATTTAACCGATTTCTCAGATTACAAAGACGCTAATCAAACCAAAGCTATGGATAAGATTTTAGCTTTTTTTGATTTTGGCAAGAAGTCAGGTAGTTTAAAATTATCCCGCTTAGGGTTGACATCTTTGCCTAATGTTTTTGATTTTGAATTTTTTCAAAGAAAGCTCAAAGAGCTAGACCTTAGTCATAATAATCTTCAAACTTTACCAGACTCTTTAGGTAATCTACAAGTATTAGCAACATTGAATCTTGACCATAATAGCCTTCAATCCCTACCAGAGACCTTAGGCAATCTCCAAGACTTAACAATGTTGAGCCTTGAACATAACAACCTTGAAAGCTTACCAGAGTCTCTGAGTAATCTTCAATCTTTAACAATCCTATATCTTAGAGCTAACAAATTGAAGGATATTCCAGACTCTCTTGGTAGTTTACAGAGATTAATACAGCTAGATCTTGGGTGTAACAAACTTACGCATCTGCCAGAATCTCTAGTAGGGCTAAAAGTATTAACAGAGTTGTCTCTTAGCTCTAATCAATTTGCTTATTTACCAGAGTTTCTTGGAAGCTTGCGATCTTTAGTCAGCCTGAGGCTTAGAAATAATCAATTTACTAAACTGCCAGAATCTCTTGTGAACTTGAAAAAACTAAGAACCTTGTACCTTGGTTGTAATTGTAATTTATCCGAACTGCAATTATTGAAGAAGATGCCTCTTGTTAAGGTAATAGGCTCTAAAGATTGCAATGCGTTAAATAAAATCACTTTAGAAATAGATGAAGGTTCACTCAAAGAAATTATAAGTCAATGGGTTAGAAGCTCTGTATGCTTAGAAGCTGTGCATCGAAGGGAAGCCGCGCATAAAATCATAGAGGTTTTCGCTGCTAATGGATCTATTTGTCCAGGTAAAGGCGATTTGCTTCTAGGTAATTTAAGATTAACTTCTTTACCTGATATTTTTCATTTAGAACCCTTTCAAAGCAATTTACGGCGCTTGGATCTTAGAGTCAATAGACTTACAAGCCTACCGGAGGCTATAGGTAGATTACAAAACCTAGAAGAGTTGGTTCTTAGCGACAATCAACTTTCCTGTTTGCCGGAATTTCTTAGTAATCTACAAGCATTAAAGCGCTTGGATCTTGGAGTCAATAGCCTTACAAGTCTACCAGAGGCCATAGGTAAGCTACAAAACCTAGAAGAGTTGGTTCTTAGCGACAATCAATTTTCCTGTTTGCCGGAATTTCTTAGTAATCTGCAAGCATTAAAACGCTTAGATCTTAGAGTAAATAGGCTTGTAAACCTACCAGAAACCATAGGTAGATTGCAAGGTTTAAAAGAAATGATTCTCAGCAGCAATCGAATTACTAGTTTACCAGAATCTTTTAGTGCTCTACAAGCATTAAGACGCTTAGATCTTGATAATAATTACCTTGCCTCTTTCCCGGAATGCCTTAACAGTCTATCAAGGTTATGTAGGTTAGATCTAACAGGCAATAACCTTAGTGATCTGCAAGGGTTTCTTCCTGATAACTTAGGGCTATTAATGAGATTGGATCTTGGTTATAACCGTGCTTTATCTGGTTTGCCTATGAGTATATTACAACTTTCATCTAGTTGTACCGTTGATCTTACAGGGTGCGGGTTATCTCAAGAGGTTCTAAGGAGGATTCACGAAGAGGTTATGTACACGGGTCCTCGAATAAACTTTTCTTATAATGAGCTTATTAGCGACCAAATTGAAGAAAAACCTATAGAAGAATCCCTGGAAGATTTGTATAGAAAGGCCAACCAACCTCTTACAACTTTTCCTTCTGCTGAAGAGAGTTCAAAATTACGTTCTTGGCTGAATCGCTTGTCTAGTATGATTGATTATCAAAGAGAAGGTGGAATACAAAAGATGCTTGCGAATAAAGTGATAGAATATCTAAATCTAGCTCGAGAAGATTCTGCGTTTCGTAATTCTTTTTATGAAATTATTGAAGACGCATCAGGAACTTGTGGAGATAGAATGAGCCTTTCTGTTCTATATTTAGGGATTGCTTATCAGCTCACAACAATTGACATTGAGGATATGAAAACCCTATCTAATTTTCTGCTTAAGGGTCCATGGACTCTTGAGATGCTAGGAAAGCTTGCTAGAGATAAAATTAATAGTCTGCGTTTCTTTGATGAAATTGAGGTCTATCTTGGGTATCCCATTAAGCTTAAACAAGAGTTAGAGATTCCCATAGATGTTGAAGAGATGCTTTATTTTGGTTGTAGTGCTTTAACAGATGAAGATCTTCGAGAAGCTAAAGACTTTGTTTTATCCCAACGAGAAGATGAAGTATTGTGTTTTGAGTTTCTCATTAATCATGATAAGTGGAAGAAAGCTCTTGAATCTAAGTATCCAATAGAGTTTAACAAAGCAGAAGAGAATAGAACGATAGTAGCCCTGGAAAATGGGTATGAAAGCGCTAGGGAAGAATTTAACAGAAATTTAGTAGATTTAACTAAGAAAGCCTTAAGTTAG
- the menD gene encoding 2-succinyl-5-enolpyruvyl-6-hydroxy-3-cyclohexene-1-carboxylic-acid synthase, with product MKSIAENNYYFSYQLIDQLVKQGVQDFFLSPGSRSTPLVLAVANHFKARSHIHFDERGLAFYALGFAKASKKPVALIVTSGTAVGNLLPAVMEAKHDSVPLILLTADRPPELRDCGANQSCDQGHIFGSYVHWQIDFPCANELSSIKSLPTTIAQAVYYAQGPVHLNCMFREPLSSAHKSLEPLSSIHYTRSCLIPSSSIIEQYASHLKEHLNGVIIATATSPITPVIALAEKLNWPIFPDILSPLRTLKHPLIISHFDLILKTHPCSFEAVIQIGERFVSKVLLQVLEKSPPKFYLQVSEKPHRFDPAHIINYRMQSDISSFCQMLCLKLDISKTSSHLQLWQTRQLQTAKKLSNYFMKQTTLSEPAIANLLEQKNSALFLGNSMPIRDANCYLPVVSGPVFANRGLSGIDGNIATTCGIAIGMQRHTLAFLGDLSFLHDVNSLALVAKSPYPCTLIVINNQGGGIFSFLPLDQPKTIKETFFAAAHEISFSSAAKLFSLAYYAPQDLISLKNLLQKDSGSCIIELATNRKKNLLDHKQIESLFNTACS from the coding sequence ATGAAATCAATCGCAGAAAACAACTATTATTTTAGTTACCAACTCATAGATCAGCTCGTTAAACAAGGAGTACAAGATTTTTTTTTGTCTCCAGGTTCTAGATCAACCCCTCTTGTTTTAGCTGTTGCCAATCACTTCAAAGCACGCAGCCATATTCATTTTGATGAGAGAGGATTGGCTTTTTATGCATTAGGATTTGCCAAAGCCAGTAAAAAGCCTGTTGCACTCATTGTTACTTCTGGTACAGCAGTTGGTAATCTTCTACCCGCAGTAATGGAAGCAAAGCACGACTCTGTGCCTCTTATTTTATTAACAGCAGATCGACCTCCTGAATTACGCGATTGTGGTGCGAACCAAAGCTGCGACCAGGGTCATATTTTTGGGTCTTATGTACATTGGCAAATAGACTTTCCCTGTGCTAATGAGCTCTCTTCTATAAAATCCCTTCCTACAACCATTGCTCAAGCAGTTTATTACGCTCAAGGGCCTGTTCATCTTAATTGCATGTTTCGAGAACCTCTTTCTTCTGCCCATAAATCTCTAGAACCTCTTTCCTCTATACACTATACACGCTCTTGTCTAATCCCTAGTTCTTCAATTATCGAACAATATGCATCCCATTTAAAAGAACACTTAAATGGAGTGATCATCGCAACGGCAACAAGCCCAATAACTCCTGTAATTGCTCTAGCAGAGAAGTTAAATTGGCCTATTTTTCCTGACATTCTCTCTCCTTTAAGAACACTTAAGCATCCTTTAATCATCTCTCATTTCGATCTGATCTTAAAAACACACCCCTGCTCCTTTGAGGCAGTTATTCAAATAGGAGAGCGCTTTGTCTCTAAAGTCCTTTTACAAGTATTGGAAAAATCCCCTCCTAAATTCTATTTACAAGTCTCGGAAAAGCCTCATCGCTTTGATCCAGCACACATAATCAATTACCGCATGCAATCAGACATCTCTTCTTTTTGCCAAATGCTATGCCTTAAGCTTGATATTTCTAAAACCTCTTCTCATCTTCAGCTTTGGCAGACAAGACAATTACAAACTGCAAAAAAGCTCTCCAACTATTTTATGAAACAAACGACACTCTCAGAACCTGCTATAGCTAATCTTCTTGAGCAAAAAAATTCCGCTCTTTTCCTAGGAAATAGCATGCCCATCCGAGACGCTAACTGCTACCTTCCCGTAGTTTCAGGACCTGTTTTTGCTAACCGCGGTCTCTCTGGCATCGATGGCAATATTGCTACTACCTGCGGCATAGCAATAGGCATGCAAAGACATACTCTTGCGTTTCTTGGTGATTTGAGTTTTTTACATGATGTAAATTCATTAGCTCTAGTTGCCAAGTCCCCTTATCCATGCACCTTAATTGTGATTAACAATCAAGGCGGAGGTATTTTTTCCTTTCTTCCTCTTGATCAACCAAAAACAATCAAAGAAACCTTTTTTGCAGCAGCACATGAAATCTCTTTTTCTTCCGCAGCAAAGCTTTTTTCTCTTGCCTATTATGCACCTCAAGACCTTATCTCTTTAAAAAATCTTTTACAAAAAGACTCTGGTTCTTGCATTATTGAGCTTGCAACTAACCGAAAAAAAAACCTTTTAGATCATAAGCAGATCGAAAGTTTATTTAATACAGCATGCTCATAG